The following are encoded together in the Oncorhynchus clarkii lewisi isolate Uvic-CL-2024 chromosome 25, UVic_Ocla_1.0, whole genome shotgun sequence genome:
- the LOC139383708 gene encoding thyroid peroxidase, producing MAGHFNLIKYAIVYCAILMRFLSDEARNSKRASFDNEGLLFSTFQESLQMVETALCHTRTERGTLRSPMQLFTFLRQAEPETQEISRAAEVFDTTLYILKDRASRRHKRALVASELLSLEDLALIADLSGCPPPVLPAFCHNDCLANKYRSISGVCNNRQKPFWGTANSALARWLPAEYEDGERQPKGWNHGQLYNGFQLPPVHEVSKKILQSSSRPMLLDAAYCQMLVDWGQYIDHDISFTPQSTSRASFLGGLNCLKTCENINPCFPIETFPDDKLSGNRSCVPFFRSSPACFSGNAQAATTDIKQVLQRQQMNSITSFLDASTVYGHTPHLQSALRDLSNSEGRLAVNSRFTDRSGRPYLPFVPNTPSPCFQDPGDPQGERVDCFLAGDSRVNEVLTLAALHTLWMREHNRIAEALNSLNPHWSSEIIYQEARKIIGALHQIITTRDYVPKIIGREAFDLYIGPYGGYDATTEPSASNVFSTAAFRFGHATIPSVLRRLNQSFQEHEHFSSLSLHKTFFSPWRLIKEGGLEPVLRGLLGTPATVVSPENLLTEELTERLVVLTVPGGLDLAALNLQRGRDHGLPGYNDWRTFCGLDRIETRDDFREVVKDASVVGKIMDLFRHPDNIDVWLGGLVEEPLSGSRTGPLFSCLIGKQIKMIRDGDRFWWESEGVFTLGQRVELLRHSLSRVICDNSEVKEAPLDPFRFGKYPDGFLLCDNIPSMNLEAWREEPSPDTYS from the exons ATGGCTGGACATTTCAACCTGATTAAATATGCCATTGTATACTGCGCAATTCTTATGAGGTTTTTAAGTGACGAGGCCAGAAACTCCAAAC GAGCATCATTTGACAATGAGGGATTGCTATTTTCCACTTTTCAAGAAAGCCTTCAGATGGTGGAAACAGCATTATGTCACACCAGGACAGA GCGAGGCACACTCCGGTCCCCAATGCAGCTGTTTACATTTCTCCGGCAAGCAGAGCCTGAGACCCAAGAGATTTCCAGAGCTGCAGAGGTGTTTGACACAACTTTATATATTCTAAAGGACAGAGCCAGCCGGAGACATAAAAGGGCTCTTGTTGCATCAG AGCTCCTTTCATTGGAGGACTTGGCGCTGATTGCAGACCTGTCAGGTTGTCCTCCACCCGTTCTCCCAGCCTTCTGTCACAACGATTGCCTCGCCAACAAGTACCGTTCCATATCTGGAGTCTGCAATAATAG GCAGAAGCCTTTCTGGGGCACAGCCAACAGCGCCTTGGCCAGATGGCTTCCGGCAGAATATGAAGACGGAGAAAGACAACCAAAGGGCTGGAACCATGGGCAACTATATAATGGCTTCCAACTTCCCCCG GTACATGAAGTCAGCAAGAAGATACTGCAGAGCTCCAGCAGACCGATGTTGCTAGATGCTGCTTATTGTCAGATGCTAGTGGACTGGGGCCAGTACATCGACCATGACATATCCTTCACTCCTCAAAGCACAAGCAGAGCTTCTTTCTTGGGAGGACTGAACTGTTTAAAGACGTGTGAAAACATAAACCCCTGTTTCCCTATTGAG ACATTCCCTGATGACAAACTGTCTGGGAACAGAAGCTGTGTGCCATTCTTTCGTTCATCGCCAGCCTGCTTCTCCGGTAATGCACAGGCTGCGACGACGGACATCAAACAAGTGCTACAGCGTCAACAAATGAACTCAATCACGTCTTTCCTGGATGCATCCACTGTATATGGCCACACCCCACATTTACAGAGTGCCCTTAGAGACCTCTCAAACTCTGAGGGTCGGCTGGCTGTCAACAGCAGATTCACTGACCGTAGTGGCAGACCCTACCTGCCCTTTGTCCCCAACACCCCGTCTCCATGCTTCCAAGATCCAGGGGATCCGCAGGGGGAAAGGGTGGATTGTTTTCTGGCTGGGGACAGCAGGGTGAATGAGGTTCTGACCCTGGCGGCTCTACACACTTTGTGGATGAGGGAACACAATAGAATCGCAGAGGCCTTGAATAGCCTCAACCCACACTGGAGCTCAGAGATTATTTACCAAGAGGCCCGCAAGATCATCGGAGCTCTGCACCAG ATTATAACCACCAGGGATTATGTTCCCAAAATTATTGGAAGAGAGGCTTTTGATCTTTACATTGGTCCCTATGGGGGCTATGATGCAACTACAGAGCCCTCAGCCTCCAATGTATTCTCGACTGCTGCATTCCGATTCGGCCATGCCACTATTCCCTCAGTTCTCCGGAGACTCAACCAGAGCTTCCAGGAGCATGAACACTTCTCCTCTTTGAGTCTGCATAAGACTTTCTTCAGTCCCTGGCGACTCATCAAAGAGG GTGGACTAGAGCCAGTCCTCCGAGGCCTGTTGGGGACGCCGGCGACTGTAGTGAGCCCAGAAAACCTACTGACTGAGGAGCTGACAGAGAGACTGGTTGTGCTTACAGTCCCAGGGGGCTTGGACTTGGCCGCACTCAACCTGCAGAGGGGACGTGATCATGGACTTCCAG GTTACAATGACTGGAGGACGTTCTGTGGACTGGACAGAATAGAGACTCGAGACGACTTCAGAGAAGTtgtaaaagatgcaagtgttgtTGGGAAGATCATGGACCTGTTTCGACATCCTGACAACATTGACGTGTGGctaggaggactggtagaggAACCTCTGTCTGGCTCCAGGACTGGTCCACTCTTTTCATGTCTCATTGGAAAGCAGATAAAGATGATTCGAGATGGGGACAG GTTCTGGTGGGAGAGTGAGGGTGTGTTTACACTGGGTCAGAGGGTGGAACTACTAAGGCATTCTCTATCTCGCGTGATCTGTGACAACAGTGAAGTGAAAGAGGCCCCACTTGACCCCTTCAGGTTTGGGAAATACCCTGACGGTTTTCTCTTGTGTGACAATATACCATCAATGAACTTGGAGGCCTGGAGAGAGGAGCCTAGCCCAG ACACCTACAGCTAA